Sequence from the Desulfatiglans sp. genome:
AAATGGCTGACAGCAAGGATGATCTTTATCACCATGAGTTGAAGACCCTTCTCAAATTCAGCACCCTTATCAACTCATCTCTCAAGATAGAGACAGTCCTTGACAATGCCATGAACTGCGCTGAAGAGTTTATAAATGCAGAGGCGAGCACCATCTATGAAAAGGATGAAGAAAAAGGGGATCTTTTTATACGGCTCGCACGTGGCGAAAAGAAAGACCCTATAAAAAATATCCGCGTAAAAATTGGACAGGGCATAGCCGGTCATGTTGTAAAGTCAGGCACACCAATGGTTATAAATGATGTGAAAAAAGAAAAAAGATTCAGTAACAGCCTGGATATTCTGACCGGTTTCAGGACAAGGTCGCTCGTATGTGTCCCTTTATTCATCAGGGGAAAGGCAATGGGCGCTATACAGGTGCTTAACAAAAAGAGCGGTGAGAATTTTAATGAGCAGGACATAGAGATCCTTACCAGCCTCTCACAGCTTATTGCCGTTGCGATAGAAAATGCCCGGCTCTATGAAAGGCTTGAACATGATTATGAACTGACAAGCCAGGACCTGAAGTCTGCACGTGAAAGACTGATCCGCACAGAAAGGGCAGCAGCAATGGGGCAGCTTGTAAACAGTGTTGCACATGAAATAAGAAACCCGGTTATGGTAATCGGAGGCTTTGCCAGGAGACTCAAAACCCGTTTCATGCATGACCCTGATGCATACAACTATACAGAAATCATACTCGGTGAAACAGCGAGGCTTGAGCGGCTGGTAAAGCAGGTGCACAGGCTTGCAGAGGTGCAGGGCGCAGAGCTCAAGAAGGTGAGCATTCTCCCTGTGATTGACCGCATATTAAAGGCATTCAAAACAACAGCAGAAAAACAGGGCGTTATCATCAGGATATCAGTTGATAAGGCCATTCCGGATATTGACCTTGATGAATCACAGATATATACCGCCCTTACCAACATATTTGAAAATGCACTTGACTCTATGATGAATGGCGGTGAGTTGAGTCTTTTAGTACAGAGAATTGAGAACCATGTAATTATTGAGGTGACAGATACCGGCACAGGTATAGAGGATGAGGAGATAGCAACCCTGTATGACCCCTTTGTTACCTCAAAAAAAACAGGCGCCGGCCTCGGGCTTACAATGGTTCAACAGATCATTATGAACCACTGCGGAGAGATAAAGGTTTCAAGCAGAAAAAATGAAGGGACAGATATAGAGATCAGGTTGCCTTTTAATTAAAAAATGCGGAGATAAAAATGAACAGACT
This genomic interval carries:
- a CDS encoding GAF domain-containing protein, which gives rise to MADSKDDLYHHELKTLLKFSTLINSSLKIETVLDNAMNCAEEFINAEASTIYEKDEEKGDLFIRLARGEKKDPIKNIRVKIGQGIAGHVVKSGTPMVINDVKKEKRFSNSLDILTGFRTRSLVCVPLFIRGKAMGAIQVLNKKSGENFNEQDIEILTSLSQLIAVAIENARLYERLEHDYELTSQDLKSARERLIRTERAAAMGQLVNSVAHEIRNPVMVIGGFARRLKTRFMHDPDAYNYTEIILGETARLERLVKQVHRLAEVQGAELKKVSILPVIDRILKAFKTTAEKQGVIIRISVDKAIPDIDLDESQIYTALTNIFENALDSMMNGGELSLLVQRIENHVIIEVTDTGTGIEDEEIATLYDPFVTSKKTGAGLGLTMVQQIIMNHCGEIKVSSRKNEGTDIEIRLPFN